One Allostreptomyces psammosilenae DNA segment encodes these proteins:
- a CDS encoding malonic semialdehyde reductase: protein MSLPVLADDARALLFSEAHTANSFTDEPVTDEQIRTIHELFKFPPTAMNQQPLRVVLIGRNGNRDRLVPLLAEGNRKKTAAAPLVAVLAADLEFHEELPKVFPHFPGAKDLFADPAAREASAIANGWLQVGYFIMAVRAAGLAAGPMTGFDAAAATKEFFDDDHRALAVVNIGHPAEDAFRPRLPRLDFDEVVTVL from the coding sequence ATGTCACTCCCCGTGCTTGCCGACGACGCGCGCGCCCTGCTGTTCAGCGAAGCCCACACGGCCAACTCCTTCACCGACGAGCCGGTGACCGACGAGCAGATCCGCACCATCCACGAGCTGTTCAAGTTCCCGCCCACCGCGATGAACCAGCAGCCGCTGCGCGTGGTGCTGATCGGCCGCAACGGCAACCGCGACCGGCTCGTCCCGCTGCTCGCCGAGGGCAACCGCAAGAAGACGGCCGCCGCTCCGCTGGTCGCCGTCCTCGCCGCCGACCTGGAGTTCCACGAGGAGCTGCCGAAGGTCTTCCCGCACTTCCCCGGCGCCAAGGACCTCTTCGCCGATCCCGCGGCCCGTGAGGCCTCCGCGATCGCCAACGGCTGGCTCCAGGTCGGCTACTTCATCATGGCCGTCCGCGCGGCGGGCCTGGCCGCCGGCCCGATGACCGGCTTCGACGCCGCGGCCGCCACCAAGGAGTTCTTCGACGACGACCACCGGGCGCTGGCCGTGGTCAACATCGGCCACCCGGCCGAGGACGCCTTCCGCCCGCGCCTGCCGCGCCTGGACTTCGACGAGGTCGTCACCGTCCTGTGA
- a CDS encoding exodeoxyribonuclease VII small subunit, which translates to MAKAQEQGQRERRERAASEAAQAAGEAAGEALSYEQARDELLDVVRRLEVGGVPLEESLRLWERGEELAALCRSRLEGARARLDAVLAAEREADGPNGAGGPNGAGGPNGTGQ; encoded by the coding sequence ATGGCGAAGGCACAGGAGCAGGGACAGCGGGAGCGGCGTGAGCGGGCCGCCAGCGAGGCGGCCCAGGCCGCGGGCGAGGCGGCGGGCGAGGCGCTCAGCTACGAGCAGGCGCGCGACGAGCTGCTGGACGTGGTGCGGCGGCTGGAGGTGGGCGGCGTCCCGCTGGAGGAGTCGCTGCGGCTGTGGGAGCGCGGGGAGGAGCTGGCGGCGCTCTGCCGGAGCCGGCTGGAGGGCGCCCGGGCGCGGCTGGACGCGGTGCTGGCGGCGGAGCGGGAGGCGGACGGGCCGAACGGCGCGGGGGGTCCCAACGGCGCGGGCGGGCCGAACGGCACGGGGCAGTGA
- the xseA gene encoding exodeoxyribonuclease VII large subunit has protein sequence MALETSAEHPIRVGRVSELIGQWIDRLGAVWVEGQVTQVSRRPGASMVFMTLRDTSADVSITVTCYREIFDGVADSVEQGARVIVHAKPEWYRARGQLSLRAVEIRLVGIGELLARLERLRRTLAAEGLFAAERKRPLPFLPGVVGLVCGRASAAERDVLENARKRWPAVRFEVRNVAVQGVHAVPQVIAAVRELDALEAVEVIIVARGGGSVEDLLPFSDEQLVRAVADCRTPVVSAIGHEPDSPLLDLVADLRASTPTDAAKKVVPDVSEELHRVAQLRERGRRCLAALLDREAHGLAALRSRPVLADPHRMLRDRAEETDRLVDRARRVLDHLLDRELHGLEHTRARVLALSPAATLERGYAVLQRADGAVVRDPGVLAGDERLRARVSGGEFAVLVADGGGGAGTGGHAAAGAGDAGAGDAGSGDGGARPEAEGSGGD, from the coding sequence ATGGCACTTGAGACCTCGGCGGAGCACCCCATCCGGGTCGGACGGGTCAGCGAGCTGATCGGGCAGTGGATCGACCGGCTCGGCGCGGTCTGGGTGGAGGGGCAGGTCACCCAGGTCAGCCGCCGCCCCGGCGCCTCCATGGTCTTCATGACGCTGCGCGACACCTCGGCCGACGTCTCCATCACGGTGACCTGCTACCGGGAGATCTTCGACGGCGTCGCCGACTCGGTGGAGCAGGGCGCCCGGGTCATCGTGCACGCCAAGCCGGAGTGGTACCGGGCGCGGGGGCAGCTCTCGCTGCGCGCCGTGGAGATCCGCCTGGTCGGCATCGGGGAACTCCTGGCCCGCCTGGAGCGGCTGCGCCGGACGCTGGCCGCCGAGGGCCTGTTCGCCGCCGAGCGCAAGCGCCCGCTGCCGTTCCTGCCCGGCGTGGTGGGCCTGGTCTGCGGACGGGCCTCGGCCGCCGAGCGGGACGTGCTGGAGAACGCCCGCAAGCGCTGGCCGGCGGTGCGCTTCGAGGTGCGCAACGTGGCCGTGCAGGGCGTGCACGCCGTGCCGCAGGTGATCGCCGCCGTGCGGGAGCTGGACGCGCTGGAGGCGGTGGAGGTGATCATCGTGGCGCGCGGCGGGGGCAGCGTCGAGGACCTGCTGCCGTTCTCCGACGAGCAGTTGGTGCGGGCGGTGGCCGACTGCCGCACGCCGGTGGTCAGCGCCATCGGCCACGAGCCGGACTCGCCGCTGCTCGACCTGGTCGCCGACCTGCGCGCCTCCACCCCGACCGACGCCGCCAAGAAGGTGGTGCCGGACGTCTCCGAGGAGCTGCACCGGGTGGCGCAGCTGCGCGAGCGCGGTCGGCGCTGCCTGGCGGCGCTGCTGGACCGCGAGGCGCACGGCCTGGCGGCCCTGCGCAGCCGGCCGGTGCTGGCGGATCCGCACCGGATGCTGCGGGACCGCGCGGAGGAGACCGACCGGCTGGTGGACCGGGCGCGCCGGGTGCTGGACCACCTGCTGGACCGGGAGCTGCACGGGCTGGAGCACACCCGGGCGCGGGTGCTGGCGCTGTCGCCGGCGGCCACGTTGGAGCGCGGTTACGCCGTGCTGCAGCGGGCGGACGGGGCGGTGGTGCGGGATCCGGGGGTGCTGGCGGGCGACGAGCGGCTGCGCGCCCGGGTGTCGGGCGGTGAGTTCGCGGTGCTGGTGGCCGACGGCGGCGGGGGTGCGGGCACTGGCGGCCACGCGGCGGCGGGTGCCGGCGACGCGGGGGCGGGCGACGCGGGCTCCGGGGACGGGGGCGCGCGGCCGGAGGCGGAGGGCTCCGGCGGCGACTGA
- a CDS encoding 4-hydroxy-3-methylbut-2-enyl diphosphate reductase, with protein MGRMSSTRRVLLAAPRGYCAGVDRAVITVEKALALYGPPIYVRKEIVHNKYVVATLREKGAIFVDETEEVPEGAIVIFSAHGVAPIVHEEAAARNLRTIDATCPLVTKVHNEAKRFAREDYDILLIGHEGHEEVIGTSGEAPEHITLVDGPDDVENVEVRDPSKVVWLSQTTLSVDETNATVDRLKQKFPLLIDPPSDDICYATQNRQVAVKQIAAESDLVIVVGSRNSSNSVRLAEVALEAGAGASHLVDGAEEIEESWLEGVGTVGVTSGASVPEVLVDGVLRYLAEHGFGQVEVVTSAEERLQFSLPKELRRDLRAAEPVG; from the coding sequence ATGGGACGCATGTCTTCCACGCGTCGCGTCCTGCTCGCCGCCCCCCGTGGTTACTGCGCGGGGGTGGACCGTGCCGTCATCACCGTGGAGAAGGCGCTGGCCCTCTACGGCCCGCCGATCTACGTCCGCAAGGAGATCGTGCACAACAAGTACGTGGTGGCCACGCTCCGCGAGAAGGGCGCGATCTTCGTCGACGAGACGGAGGAGGTGCCCGAGGGCGCCATCGTGATCTTCTCCGCCCACGGCGTCGCCCCGATCGTGCACGAGGAGGCCGCCGCGCGGAACCTCCGCACCATCGACGCCACCTGCCCGCTGGTCACCAAGGTGCACAACGAGGCCAAGCGGTTCGCCAGGGAGGACTACGACATCCTGCTGATCGGCCACGAGGGCCACGAGGAGGTCATCGGCACCTCCGGCGAGGCCCCCGAGCACATCACCCTGGTCGACGGCCCGGACGACGTGGAGAACGTCGAGGTGCGCGACCCCTCCAAGGTCGTCTGGCTCTCCCAGACCACGCTGTCGGTCGACGAGACCAACGCCACCGTCGACCGGCTGAAGCAGAAGTTCCCCCTGCTCATCGACCCTCCGAGCGACGACATCTGCTACGCGACGCAGAACCGCCAGGTGGCCGTGAAGCAGATCGCGGCCGAGTCCGACCTGGTGATCGTGGTGGGCTCGCGCAACTCCTCCAACTCGGTCCGGCTGGCCGAGGTGGCCCTGGAGGCCGGCGCCGGCGCCTCGCACCTGGTCGACGGCGCGGAGGAGATCGAGGAGTCCTGGCTGGAGGGCGTCGGCACGGTCGGCGTGACCAGCGGCGCCTCCGTCCCCGAGGTGCTGGTCGACGGCGTGCTGCGGTACCTCGCCGAGCACGGCTTCGGGCAGGTGGAGGTGGTGACCTCCGCGGAGGAGCGCCTTCAGTTCTCGCTGCCCAAGGAGCTCCGCCGCGACCTGCGCGCGGCCGAACCGGTCGGCTGA
- the ppgK gene encoding polyphosphate--glucose phosphotransferase: MNVLGIDIGGSGIKGAPVDLDRGDLITERFKVLTPKPSTPEAVTDAVRQVVEHFEWTGPVGITFPGVVVDGVTRSAANVDKSWIGFHAAETFSKTIDLPVTMLNDADAAGVAEMAFGAGKGHRGLALMLTFGTGIGSALFVDGTLVPNTELGHLELDGYDAEKRASSAVKDNEELSYPEWAERVERYLQHVEMLFSPTRIIIGGGISRKWDKFIPLLKGIQAEIVPADLRNNAGIVGAAMAAASAQRSAE; the protein is encoded by the coding sequence GTGAACGTACTCGGCATCGACATCGGCGGGTCCGGCATCAAGGGCGCGCCGGTCGATCTCGACCGTGGCGACCTGATCACCGAGCGCTTCAAGGTCCTGACCCCCAAGCCCTCCACGCCGGAGGCGGTCACGGACGCGGTCCGCCAGGTCGTGGAGCACTTCGAGTGGACCGGCCCGGTCGGCATCACCTTCCCCGGCGTCGTGGTGGACGGGGTGACCCGCTCGGCGGCCAACGTCGACAAGTCGTGGATCGGCTTCCACGCCGCGGAGACCTTCTCCAAGACCATCGACCTGCCCGTCACCATGCTCAACGACGCGGACGCCGCCGGCGTCGCCGAGATGGCCTTCGGCGCGGGCAAGGGCCACCGCGGCCTCGCCCTGATGCTCACCTTCGGCACCGGCATCGGCTCGGCGCTCTTCGTGGACGGCACCCTCGTCCCCAACACCGAGCTCGGCCACCTGGAGCTGGACGGCTACGACGCCGAGAAGCGGGCCTCCTCCGCGGTCAAGGACAACGAGGAGCTCAGCTACCCCGAGTGGGCGGAGCGCGTGGAGCGCTACCTGCAGCACGTCGAGATGCTGTTCTCCCCGACCCGGATCATCATCGGGGGCGGCATCAGCCGGAAGTGGGACAAGTTCATCCCGCTGCTCAAGGGCATCCAGGCGGAGATCGTCCCCGCCGACCTGCGCAACAACGCCGGAATCGTCGGCGCCGCCATGGCGGCCGCCAGCGCCCAGCGCAGCGCCGAGTAA
- a CDS encoding DUF6542 domain-containing protein: MRLTPSGVGVLLVLVSVGAAWLDRLVFDGPGVLFGLVFVLTSAWCAARVRDADLAAAPIAAPLAFALALVATSGGAGLAGRVLALVSALSELAGWLYGGTAVCVLLALLRRRALRVAARRAAQAQAHAQAQTHAAQSGGARGGRRQA; the protein is encoded by the coding sequence GTGCGGCTGACGCCGTCCGGTGTCGGCGTGCTGCTCGTGCTGGTGTCGGTGGGCGCGGCCTGGCTGGACCGGCTGGTGTTCGACGGGCCCGGGGTGCTCTTCGGGCTGGTGTTCGTGCTGACCAGCGCCTGGTGCGCGGCGCGGGTGCGGGACGCGGACCTGGCCGCCGCGCCGATCGCGGCGCCGCTGGCCTTCGCCCTGGCCCTGGTGGCTACCTCGGGCGGCGCTGGCCTGGCCGGGCGGGTGCTGGCCCTGGTGAGCGCGCTGAGCGAGCTGGCGGGCTGGCTGTACGGGGGCACGGCGGTGTGCGTGCTGCTGGCGCTGCTGCGCCGGCGCGCGCTGCGGGTGGCGGCCCGCAGGGCGGCTCAGGCACAGGCGCACGCCCAGGCGCAGACCCATGCGGCCCAGTCGGGCGGGGCGCGCGGGGGGCGGCGGCAGGCCTGA
- the ychF gene encoding redox-regulated ATPase YchF has protein sequence MSLTIGIVGLPNVGKSTLFNALTKNDVLAANYPFATIEPNVGVVGVPDARLVKLAEIFSSERTVPATVSFVDIAGIVRGASEGQGLGNKFLANIRESDAICQVIRAFEDPDVVHVDGKVSPKDDIETINTELILADLQTIEKVLPRLTKEARLVKDKQAVLAAVEEAQKVLEEGRTVFSAGLDPEPLRELHLLTAKPFLYVFNVDEDELVDEAVKDNLRALVAPAEAIFLNAKIESELIELDAEEALELLQSMGQAESGLDQLARVGFNTLGLQTYLTAGPKESRAWTIRKGATAPEAAGVIHTDFQKGFIKAEVISFDDLVAAGSVTEARAQGKARMEGKDYVMQDGDVVEFRFNV, from the coding sequence GTGTCGCTCACCATCGGAATCGTCGGCCTGCCCAACGTGGGCAAGTCCACCCTCTTCAACGCGCTGACCAAGAACGACGTGCTGGCGGCGAACTACCCGTTCGCGACCATCGAGCCGAACGTCGGCGTCGTCGGCGTGCCCGACGCCCGCCTGGTGAAGCTGGCCGAGATCTTCTCCTCGGAGCGCACCGTGCCGGCCACCGTGAGCTTCGTGGACATCGCCGGCATCGTGCGCGGCGCCTCGGAGGGCCAGGGCCTGGGCAACAAGTTCCTGGCGAACATCCGCGAGTCCGACGCCATCTGCCAGGTGATCCGGGCCTTCGAGGACCCCGACGTGGTCCACGTGGACGGCAAGGTCTCCCCCAAGGACGACATCGAGACGATCAACACCGAGCTGATCCTCGCCGACCTCCAGACCATCGAGAAGGTCCTGCCGCGCCTGACCAAGGAGGCGCGACTGGTCAAGGACAAGCAGGCCGTCCTCGCCGCCGTCGAGGAGGCCCAGAAGGTCCTGGAGGAGGGCCGGACGGTCTTCTCCGCCGGCCTGGACCCCGAGCCGCTGCGCGAGCTCCACCTGCTGACCGCCAAGCCCTTCCTCTACGTCTTCAACGTCGACGAGGACGAGCTGGTCGACGAGGCCGTCAAGGACAACCTGCGCGCCCTGGTCGCCCCCGCCGAGGCGATCTTCCTCAACGCCAAGATCGAGTCCGAGCTGATCGAGCTGGACGCCGAGGAGGCCCTGGAACTGCTGCAGTCGATGGGCCAGGCCGAGTCCGGCCTCGACCAGCTCGCCCGCGTCGGCTTCAACACCCTCGGCCTGCAGACCTACCTCACCGCCGGCCCCAAGGAGTCCCGCGCCTGGACCATCCGCAAGGGCGCCACCGCCCCGGAGGCCGCCGGCGTCATCCACACCGACTTCCAGAAGGGCTTCATCAAGGCCGAGGTCATCTCCTTCGACGACCTCGTCGCCGCCGGCTCCGTCACCGAGGCCCGCGCCCAGGGCAAGGCCCGCATGGAGGGCAAGGACTACGTGATGCAGGACGGCGACGTCGTCGAGTTCCGCTTCAACGTCTGA
- a CDS encoding KGGVGR-motif variant AAA ATPase, whose protein sequence is MNLPPAPVRFDDARPRALAIAYDVAAEGMEVLLVRDVLGRFALVVDDRERDVPADRVLAWSERLTSDLQRYAADRPLLRASGLFSADALLGSERAQPAPRRVPAGGYGSVRLLDNTVVGEDWAQVSTPTAERDGSRTHRTALYGFKGGVGRTTATAVLARHLADRGHVVLVVDLDLESPGAGPLLAAGARLPRHGIVDQLVEAAVGNADGLELVAPSGYAPRGGWGELWVAPARGRGTDECPYSYVDKLNRVYADIPGMDFADRLAAAVRTCEDAVAWEGESGRRPDVVLLDSRAGIHDIAAVTISRLCDLALLFGADNSQTWGGYGDLFAAWHSSGQARAIREKLRMVASMVPDSPQRPMSAYLESFREHSWECFSLLYDDDVPEPETGRLIPGAFSPSLEDDSAPHHPIPILFEPGLVGLDADSAPGWQDRAFVRAAYRDFLTTATLLITADPQSDEGP, encoded by the coding sequence GTGAATCTGCCTCCTGCCCCGGTCCGGTTCGACGACGCCCGCCCCCGTGCCCTGGCCATCGCCTACGACGTGGCTGCCGAAGGCATGGAGGTGCTGCTCGTACGGGATGTGTTGGGCCGTTTCGCGCTCGTGGTCGACGACCGCGAGAGGGATGTGCCGGCTGACCGGGTGCTCGCTTGGAGTGAACGGCTCACCTCAGACCTGCAGCGGTACGCCGCTGACAGGCCTCTGCTTCGTGCCTCGGGGCTGTTTTCGGCCGACGCCCTGCTCGGCTCCGAGCGTGCCCAGCCGGCCCCGCGGCGCGTACCAGCCGGTGGCTACGGCAGTGTCCGTCTGCTGGACAACACCGTGGTGGGGGAGGACTGGGCCCAGGTGTCCACTCCAACTGCCGAGAGGGACGGCTCGCGCACCCACCGCACCGCCTTGTACGGATTCAAGGGTGGCGTCGGTCGGACCACGGCTACCGCTGTCCTCGCCCGTCACCTCGCCGACCGGGGACATGTCGTCCTCGTTGTGGACCTAGATCTGGAGTCTCCGGGCGCTGGCCCTCTCCTGGCCGCCGGGGCGCGCCTGCCCCGACACGGCATCGTCGACCAACTCGTCGAGGCCGCCGTGGGCAACGCGGACGGACTGGAATTGGTGGCCCCGAGCGGGTACGCACCTCGTGGTGGCTGGGGGGAGCTATGGGTGGCCCCGGCACGCGGCCGGGGCACCGACGAATGCCCTTACTCCTATGTCGACAAGCTCAACAGGGTGTATGCCGATATTCCCGGCATGGACTTCGCTGACCGCCTGGCTGCCGCGGTTCGTACCTGCGAGGACGCCGTAGCCTGGGAGGGTGAGAGCGGCCGCCGTCCCGATGTGGTCCTCCTCGACAGTCGGGCTGGGATCCATGACATCGCCGCTGTCACTATCTCTCGACTCTGTGACCTCGCCCTGCTTTTCGGCGCGGACAACAGCCAGACCTGGGGTGGATACGGAGACCTGTTCGCGGCCTGGCATTCCTCCGGGCAGGCCCGTGCGATTCGGGAAAAACTCCGCATGGTCGCCTCCATGGTCCCGGACTCGCCGCAGCGCCCTATGAGCGCCTATCTGGAGTCGTTCCGCGAACACTCCTGGGAGTGCTTCTCGCTCCTGTACGACGACGACGTGCCGGAGCCGGAGACCGGTCGGCTTATTCCCGGAGCCTTCTCCCCGTCGCTGGAGGACGATTCGGCCCCGCACCACCCGATCCCCATCCTGTTCGAGCCCGGCCTGGTGGGCCTGGATGCGGACAGCGCGCCCGGCTGGCAGGACCGCGCCTTCGTGCGTGCCGCCTACCGTGACTTCCTGACCACCGCAACACTCTTGATCACTGCCGACCCGCAGAGCGACGAAGGACCCTGA
- a CDS encoding Uma2 family endonuclease — MTALPDWMRPPRAEGWFAEDLDRLPEAPRHTELIDGALVFRLSPQRSWHGRLVTGLTVALMERAPADVRVGREMTIKLDERNRPEPDLLVTTADFDSVRTWFGPDEVRLVVEVVSPESAHRDRTVKLRKYAEAGIPHYWCIEDEDGSPVVHVYELDEPTRAYAPAGIFRGSLRRPVPFEISLDLDKLTPPRRT, encoded by the coding sequence ATGACCGCACTGCCCGACTGGATGCGCCCGCCGCGCGCCGAAGGCTGGTTCGCGGAGGATCTGGACCGCCTTCCCGAGGCGCCCCGCCACACGGAACTGATCGACGGAGCCCTCGTCTTCAGGCTGTCCCCGCAGCGGTCGTGGCACGGCCGGCTGGTCACCGGGCTGACGGTCGCCCTCATGGAGCGGGCTCCCGCCGACGTCAGGGTCGGCCGCGAGATGACGATCAAACTCGACGAGCGCAACCGGCCAGAGCCGGATCTTCTGGTGACGACGGCCGACTTCGACAGCGTCCGCACCTGGTTCGGACCGGACGAGGTCCGCCTCGTCGTCGAGGTGGTCTCCCCCGAGTCCGCCCACCGGGACCGCACCGTCAAGCTCCGCAAGTACGCGGAAGCCGGTATCCCGCACTACTGGTGCATCGAAGACGAGGACGGCTCGCCCGTGGTCCACGTCTACGAGCTCGACGAACCGACCCGCGCCTACGCGCCCGCCGGAATCTTCCGGGGGTCGCTCCGGCGCCCGGTGCCCTTCGAGATCAGCCTCGACCTCGACAAGCTCACCCCGCCCCGCAGAACCTGA
- a CDS encoding YiaA/YiaB family inner membrane protein — translation MSAPIPSSRTTTAYFAQAVASFIVSGLAVAIGVAYLPVDAWVRAFLGLGALYLVTSSFTLAKCVRDRQEESQVSTRVDQARLDKLLTEHDPYRVDVG, via the coding sequence ATGAGCGCACCGATACCGAGTTCCCGCACGACGACGGCCTACTTCGCGCAGGCGGTCGCCTCCTTCATCGTCTCCGGCCTCGCCGTCGCCATCGGGGTCGCCTACCTGCCGGTGGACGCATGGGTCCGCGCCTTCCTCGGACTGGGGGCGCTGTACCTGGTGACCTCCTCGTTCACGCTGGCCAAGTGCGTCCGGGACCGCCAGGAGGAGAGCCAGGTCTCCACCCGCGTCGACCAGGCACGCCTGGACAAGCTGCTGACCGAGCACGACCCGTACCGGGTGGACGTGGGGTAG
- a CDS encoding SDR family oxidoreductase, with amino-acid sequence MESTVRLNLAGRTALVTGGARGLGAAICRRLAAAGAALWVLDVRREQAEKLCRELVDDGARAHPVHADIRDAGEVARIVREVHEEAGAVDVLVNNAGVDVSKPIEHLTAEEAGFVITTNLLGPVHLCLEVYRRMVRAGGGHIVNILSTAANRTWTEAGPYAASKTGLRAFTHTLFQEAQRDCVGVGVTGVIAGGMETPFVTERFPDADTSKLQDPAIVAETVLFALSVPATSVVPELVVVPRTETSWP; translated from the coding sequence GTGGAGAGCACGGTGCGGCTCAACCTGGCCGGCAGGACGGCGCTGGTGACGGGGGGTGCGCGCGGCCTGGGGGCGGCGATCTGCCGTCGGCTGGCCGCCGCCGGCGCGGCCCTGTGGGTGCTGGACGTCCGCCGTGAGCAGGCGGAGAAGCTCTGCCGGGAGCTGGTGGACGACGGCGCCCGGGCGCACCCCGTGCACGCCGACATCCGGGACGCCGGGGAGGTGGCCCGCATCGTGCGGGAGGTCCACGAGGAGGCCGGCGCGGTGGACGTCCTGGTGAACAACGCGGGGGTGGACGTCTCCAAGCCGATCGAGCACCTCACGGCCGAGGAGGCGGGCTTCGTGATCACCACGAACCTCCTCGGGCCGGTGCACCTGTGTCTGGAGGTGTACCGGCGGATGGTCCGCGCGGGCGGCGGCCACATCGTGAACATCCTGTCCACGGCGGCGAACCGCACCTGGACCGAGGCCGGTCCCTACGCCGCCAGCAAGACGGGCCTGCGCGCCTTCACCCACACGCTGTTCCAGGAGGCGCAGCGGGACTGCGTCGGCGTCGGGGTCACCGGGGTGATCGCCGGCGGCATGGAGACGCCGTTCGTGACCGAGCGCTTCCCGGACGCGGACACCTCCAAGCTGCAGGACCCGGCCATCGTGGCGGAGACCGTGCTGTTCGCCCTCTCGGTGCCGGCCACCAGCGTGGTGCCGGAGCTGGTGGTGGTGCCGCGCACCGAGACGTCGTGGCCGTGA
- a CDS encoding (deoxy)nucleoside triphosphate pyrophosphohydrolase: MPEHRTGPEVSPPAAPAARVVVAGALLRGGRLLAARRSAPAALAGGWELPGGKVEPDELPEQALVRELREELGVLVRPLRRLPGAWPIRAGLVLHVWTVELLAGEPEPLEDHSEVRWLEPAEVPLLAWLPQDVEPVRLLLAELGAPEHARAPFDSVFRPEL; this comes from the coding sequence ATGCCTGAACATCGGACCGGTCCCGAGGTCAGCCCGCCGGCGGCGCCGGCAGCCCGTGTGGTGGTGGCGGGGGCCCTGCTGCGCGGTGGCCGGTTGCTGGCCGCCCGCCGCAGCGCGCCGGCCGCGCTCGCCGGTGGCTGGGAGCTGCCCGGCGGCAAGGTGGAGCCGGACGAGCTGCCCGAGCAGGCGCTGGTGCGGGAGTTGCGCGAGGAACTGGGCGTGCTGGTGCGCCCGCTGCGCCGCCTGCCCGGCGCCTGGCCCATCCGGGCCGGCCTGGTGCTGCACGTGTGGACGGTGGAGCTGCTGGCCGGCGAGCCGGAGCCGCTGGAGGACCACAGCGAGGTGCGCTGGCTGGAGCCGGCCGAGGTGCCCCTCCTCGCCTGGCTGCCGCAGGACGTCGAGCCGGTGCGGCTGCTGCTCGCCGAACTGGGTGCCCCGGAGCACGCCCGCGCGCCGTTCGACTCGGTATTTCGCCCCGAACTGTAA